ACCGTGCTGGAGTCCATCCGCTTCCTCGGTCTTCCCATTCCCACGCTGTGCCACGACGACGGCCTGCGTGACATCGGCGCCTGCCGCCTGTGCGTGGTGGAAGTCAGCATGGGGGCCAACGGGCGTACCCGCCTGTTGAGTGCCTGTACGCTCCCGGCGCAGGACGGCATGGAGGTCCGCACCAACTCCGCCACCGTGCAGCGGGCCCGCAAGCTGCTGCTGGAGCTTTACGTCGCCACCTGCCCGCAGTCCAAGACCATCCAGGATCTGGCCAGCGAGTATGGCGTGCGCCAGTGCCGCTACGACACGCACAACGAGCACTGCATCCAGTGCGGGCTGTGCGTACGCATCTGCGAGCAGCAGATGATGGCCGGCGCCATCGGATTCGCCGGACGCGGCCACGATCGGCGCGTCTCCCGGCCCTTCGATATCACCAGCGACAAGTGCCGCCAGTGTGGCGCCTGCCTCTACGTCTGCCCCGTTTGCGAGCTGCGGTGCCAGGCCTCGACGGCCACCACCGCGCTGTGCAGCGGATGCCTGAATTTCGCGCCTGTCTGCTTCCAAAGCTACGACGACGCTATGTGTTTCCTGGAACCGTGCCACGCGTGCGAGATCTCAGGGCCGGTTCGCAGTGATGTGAAGATTAAGAAAGCCGTTGGCCATTAGCCGTTGGCCATTGGCATTGCAGTGGACACATGCAAGGTACATCGAACTTTAGGAGCCAACGGCCAAGAGCCTACGGCCAAGAGCTACTTAGGAGATAACGCAAATGACCTACACACGCCTCAACGCTTCCGCGGCTACGCTGACCAAGAACCGCACCGAGGACTCGGTTAGCCCGTTCAGCGGAATGTGCACCACCTGCATCGATGGGTGCATCGGGATGTGCGAGATCGGCAAGTCGGCCTACCGCGGCCCGGAGATGATCTACCCGCAGCCGTTCGGGATCATCACCACCGCCTCGCAGAAGGATTACCCGGTCGACCTGTCGCATTTCACCATCCTCGGGCGCTGCGCTGGGGCGTGGGGTGTCGAACCCGACAGCAACAAGGCGCTGTTCCCCAACGTCAACCTGGAAGTGACCATTGGGGCCAACAAGAAGACCGGCATTCGCTGCCGCATGCCGTTGACGGGCGCCGCCATGGGGTCCACCAACGTCGCCAAGAACAACTGGCCGGAATACGCGGCCGGACTGGCGATCAGCGGCGTGCCCATGGCCATCGGCGAAAACGTCACCGGCATGGACATGAACTCGCAGTTCGCCAACGGCAAGGTCATCTCCGCGCCCGAACTCAAGTGGCGCCTGGACTGCTACCGCGACTGGCAGCTTGACGGCTACGGCGAGGTCATCCTGCAGGCCAACGTCGAGGACACCATGCTGGGCGTGCAGGAATACGCCATCAAGAACCTGGGCGTCGAATCGGTCGAGCTGAAGTGGGGCCAGGGCGCCAAGGACATCGGCGGCGAGGTCAAGATCCGCGACCTCAACAAGGCGCAGGAGTTGCAGAAGCGCGGCTACGTCGTGCTGCCGGATCCCAACGATCCCGGGGTCATAGAGGCCTTCAAGCGCGGCGCCTTCCACGAGTTCGAGCGCCACTCCCGTGTCGGCATGGTTTCGCTCGACGGCTTCATGAAGCGCGTCGAGGAGCTGCGCAAGGCCGGCGCCAAGCGCGTCACCCTGAAGACCGGCGCCTATCGTCCCGAGGACACCGCGCGCGCCGTCAAGTACGCCTCGGTCTGCGAACTTGACCTGCTCACCGTGGACGGCGCCGGCGGCGGCACCGGCATGAGCCCCTGGCGCATGATGAATGAGTGGGGCATCCCGTCGGTCGAGTTGCACTCGCTGGTTTACGAGTACTACTGCAAGCTCGCCAGCAAGAAGATGTTCCTGCCCGACCTGGCTTTCGCCGGCGGCTTCGCCTTCGAAGACCAGATGTTCAAGGGTCTGGCGCTCGGCGCGCCCTTCGTCAAGCTGATCGCTTACGCCCGCGCACCGCTGGCGGCGGCGATGGTGGCCAAAAACATCGGCAAGGCGATCGAGGCGCAGAACCTGCCCATCTACATCCAGCGCTTCGGCCTGGGCGTGGACGAGATCTTCGTCACCGCGCACGAGTTGCGCCACATCCTCGGCGACCGCTTTAAGAAGCTGCCCACGGGGGCGATCGGCGTCTACACCTACAACCAGCGGCTGGCGCAGGGCCTGCGGCAGTTCATGGCGGGCGCGCGCAAGTTCGCCCTTAAGTACATCACCCGCGACGACATCGCCAGCCTCACGCCCGAAGGCGCTGGTGTCACCGGGCTGCCCTACATCATGGACGTGGACAAGAAGGCGGCCGATGCCATCCTGTTCGCCAACGGAACATCGAAGGCGGCGAAGGTAACGGTGGCGGCGGGCAAGAATGGCAAAGGGCGGAAATAGCTATCGCTCGCGGCGCGCTCAAACCAGGACGCGCGAGCGTAATCGGACCCGGGGCGGCGCAGCCCCGGGTTTCTTTTTCTGTCGCCCGCTGAAGCGGGCTGATGATTTTGGGGCATCGGTTCCCCCGGCTTGCGCCGGGGGCTGCGCTATTCTCGCGGGCTGCGCGCGCTCGGGCGTGTCAACAGGACCAACGCGCGGTAGTAAAACAGCCCACTACCCTACGCGCCGGCGTTTTTGGGAAACTTCCGGATGCGGTATCCTTAACGGTTTGGCCAGGAGGCGCTGACCATGCCTGACGCTGCTGCCAGCACGCTGCACAAAGCCGTCCGCCGGCTCTGGCCGGAACTGGAGTGGATACAAAACAAAGACCTTCGGGAGCGCGTTGCACGCACCTGGGCGCGCGCCTTCGAACTCTCGCCGCTCACGCCCGACGACCTCAAC
The sequence above is a segment of the Terriglobia bacterium genome. Coding sequences within it:
- a CDS encoding (2Fe-2S)-binding protein, whose protein sequence is TVLESIRFLGLPIPTLCHDDGLRDIGACRLCVVEVSMGANGRTRLLSACTLPAQDGMEVRTNSATVQRARKLLLELYVATCPQSKTIQDLASEYGVRQCRYDTHNEHCIQCGLCVRICEQQMMAGAIGFAGRGHDRRVSRPFDITSDKCRQCGACLYVCPVCELRCQASTATTALCSGCLNFAPVCFQSYDDAMCFLEPCHACEISGPVRSDVKIKKAVGH
- a CDS encoding FMN-binding glutamate synthase family protein yields the protein MTYTRLNASAATLTKNRTEDSVSPFSGMCTTCIDGCIGMCEIGKSAYRGPEMIYPQPFGIITTASQKDYPVDLSHFTILGRCAGAWGVEPDSNKALFPNVNLEVTIGANKKTGIRCRMPLTGAAMGSTNVAKNNWPEYAAGLAISGVPMAIGENVTGMDMNSQFANGKVISAPELKWRLDCYRDWQLDGYGEVILQANVEDTMLGVQEYAIKNLGVESVELKWGQGAKDIGGEVKIRDLNKAQELQKRGYVVLPDPNDPGVIEAFKRGAFHEFERHSRVGMVSLDGFMKRVEELRKAGAKRVTLKTGAYRPEDTARAVKYASVCELDLLTVDGAGGGTGMSPWRMMNEWGIPSVELHSLVYEYYCKLASKKMFLPDLAFAGGFAFEDQMFKGLALGAPFVKLIAYARAPLAAAMVAKNIGKAIEAQNLPIYIQRFGLGVDEIFVTAHELRHILGDRFKKLPTGAIGVYTYNQRLAQGLRQFMAGARKFALKYITRDDIASLTPEGAGVTGLPYIMDVDKKAADAILFANGTSKAAKVTVAAGKNGKGRK